A section of the Neorhizobium galegae bv. orientalis str. HAMBI 540 genome encodes:
- a CDS encoding complex I NDUFA9 subunit family protein, producing the protein MTINNLPPLVTVFGGSGFVGRHVVRTLAKRGYRVRVAVRRPDLAGFLLPAGYVGQISLVQANLRYRQSVLKAAEGTSHVINCVGIMFESGRNTFDAVQDFGARAVADAARAAGAKLTHISAIGADANSESSYARSKGRAEATILSTLPDAVILRPSIMFGPEDSFFNKFASMARTFPALPLIGGGKTKFQPVYVEDVAETVARSVDGTIASGKIYELGGGEVMTFRQCLETMLRVTNRTNALVSLPFGIASLIGSIASLIPFVQPPITSDQVKLLKIDNVVSDAAATEGRTLQGIGIRPTLASSILPSYLVQYRPQGQYTGSGRAA; encoded by the coding sequence ATGACCATCAACAACCTTCCGCCGCTCGTCACCGTTTTCGGAGGATCGGGCTTCGTCGGCAGGCATGTGGTGCGTACGCTTGCCAAACGCGGTTATCGCGTCCGGGTCGCCGTTCGCCGTCCGGATCTCGCCGGCTTCCTGCTGCCCGCCGGTTATGTCGGGCAGATCTCGCTGGTCCAGGCGAACCTGCGCTACCGCCAATCGGTCTTGAAGGCCGCCGAAGGCACTTCGCATGTAATCAACTGCGTCGGCATCATGTTCGAGAGCGGCCGCAACACGTTTGACGCGGTCCAGGATTTTGGCGCTCGCGCGGTTGCCGATGCGGCACGTGCTGCCGGCGCCAAACTTACCCATATTTCCGCGATCGGCGCCGATGCCAATTCGGAATCGTCCTATGCCCGCAGCAAGGGCCGCGCCGAAGCGACGATCCTTTCGACGCTGCCGGATGCCGTGATCCTGCGGCCGTCGATCATGTTCGGGCCGGAAGACAGCTTCTTCAACAAGTTCGCCTCCATGGCCCGCACCTTCCCTGCGCTGCCGCTGATCGGCGGCGGCAAGACGAAGTTCCAGCCGGTTTATGTGGAGGACGTCGCCGAAACCGTCGCCCGCTCCGTCGACGGCACGATCGCGTCCGGCAAGATCTATGAGCTCGGCGGCGGCGAGGTCATGACCTTCCGCCAGTGTCTCGAGACGATGCTGCGCGTCACCAATCGCACCAATGCGCTCGTCTCGCTGCCCTTCGGCATCGCATCGCTGATCGGCAGCATCGCGTCGTTGATCCCTTTCGTCCAGCCGCCGATCACCAGTGACCAGGTGAAGCTGCTGAAAATCGACAATGTCGTTTCCGATGCCGCCGCCACGGAAGGCCGCACGCTGCAGGGAATAGGCATCCGCCCGACGCTCGCGTCCTCTATCTTGCCATCCTACCTTGTGCAGTATCGCCCGCAGGGCCAGTACACAGGCTCTGGCCGCGCGGCCTGA
- a CDS encoding YraN family protein, giving the protein MAAGRNDNGLNRRKAARQRAYKRGHLSEYLAALYLFVKGYRILAIRYRTKIGEIDLIARKGDLVIFVEVKARRGESEAIDAVGYTTQNRIRAASALWLSKRKHVATLSQRYDIIAVLPGRLPRHFPDAF; this is encoded by the coding sequence ATGGCGGCGGGGCGCAATGACAACGGCCTGAACCGGCGAAAGGCCGCGCGGCAGAGGGCTTATAAAAGAGGCCATCTCTCCGAATATCTCGCCGCGCTCTATCTGTTTGTGAAGGGCTATCGCATCCTTGCCATTCGCTATCGCACAAAGATCGGCGAGATCGATCTTATAGCCCGCAAGGGGGACCTTGTCATATTCGTCGAGGTCAAGGCGCGGAGAGGCGAAAGCGAAGCCATCGATGCAGTCGGCTACACGACCCAGAACCGTATTCGCGCGGCAAGCGCGCTGTGGCTTTCGAAGCGGAAGCATGTAGCGACGCTTTCGCAGCGCTACGATATTATTGCAGTGCTTCCAGGGCGTCTGCCGCGGCATTTTCCCGACGCATTCTAA
- a CDS encoding glutathione S-transferase family protein: MPTLYHHSMSSASRFVRLILAEYGFQADLVEEQPWEKRREFLTLNPAGTLPVYVDDSMRVLCGPSVLLEFLDETHGVLKRDRRLLAEDPWQRAEIRRLTEWFLQKMEQDVTRPLTRERVFKLQMTTAQGGGAPDSKVLRTSRANIRQHMKYLSWLAGSRPWLAGDRLSYADLAAAASISILDYLGEIDWSETPVAKDWYQRLKSRPSFRPMLSERIRGLTPVSHYADLDF, encoded by the coding sequence ATGCCCACGCTCTATCATCATTCCATGTCTTCGGCCTCGCGGTTCGTCCGGCTGATTCTCGCCGAATATGGCTTCCAGGCGGACCTGGTCGAGGAGCAACCGTGGGAAAAGCGGCGGGAATTCCTGACGCTCAATCCTGCGGGCACGCTCCCGGTTTATGTCGACGACAGCATGAGGGTGCTTTGTGGCCCTTCCGTGCTCCTGGAATTCCTCGACGAAACCCATGGCGTGCTGAAGCGCGACCGGCGGCTGCTGGCGGAAGATCCATGGCAGCGTGCCGAAATCCGGCGCCTGACGGAATGGTTCCTGCAGAAGATGGAGCAGGATGTCACCCGGCCTCTGACCCGGGAGCGGGTCTTCAAACTGCAGATGACGACGGCTCAAGGCGGCGGCGCGCCGGATTCGAAGGTGTTGCGCACGTCCCGCGCCAATATCCGCCAGCATATGAAATATCTCTCCTGGCTTGCCGGCTCACGGCCCTGGCTTGCCGGCGACCGCCTGAGCTATGCCGACCTTGCCGCCGCCGCCTCGATTTCGATCCTCGACTATCTAGGCGAGATCGACTGGTCGGAGACGCCGGTCGCCAAGGACTGGTATCAGCGGCTGAAATCCCGACCCTCCTTCCGGCCGATGCTTTCCGAACGCATCCGCGGCCTCACCCCGGTATCCCATTATGCGGACCTTGATTTCTGA
- a CDS encoding SDR family oxidoreductase, protein MNVMIFGCGYSGQAIAEAFKSEGHRVSGTVRTAHKALELAARDIKAFVFDGSPFSGELLAELQEVTHLVQSIPPGTEGDPLLKFVSRRLRALCPKLEWIGYLSTVGVYGDHGGGWVTEETPGTPIQGRSIERVDTEDAWAAEGRAAGLPVASLRLSGIYGPGRNAFVNLARGTARRIIKRDQVFNRIRVEDIGRAALFLAVGNMGGIYNVTDDEPGPPQDVIIEAARLMGVEPPPELDFETADMTPMARSFYGANKRVSNAKIRAAGFEFLFPNYRMSLADMWTSGRWRG, encoded by the coding sequence ATGAATGTGATGATCTTCGGATGCGGCTATTCGGGCCAGGCAATCGCCGAGGCTTTCAAATCCGAAGGCCATCGGGTCTCCGGCACGGTCAGAACGGCCCACAAGGCACTGGAGCTTGCGGCCCGTGACATCAAGGCCTTCGTGTTCGACGGGAGCCCGTTCAGCGGCGAACTGTTGGCGGAGCTTCAAGAGGTGACGCATCTGGTGCAGTCGATCCCGCCCGGCACCGAGGGCGATCCACTGCTGAAGTTCGTCTCCAGACGACTGCGTGCGCTTTGCCCGAAGCTCGAATGGATCGGCTATCTCTCGACGGTCGGCGTCTACGGCGATCATGGCGGCGGCTGGGTCACCGAGGAGACGCCGGGCACCCCGATCCAGGGCCGGTCGATCGAACGGGTCGATACGGAAGATGCCTGGGCTGCCGAAGGGCGGGCCGCCGGTCTGCCAGTGGCGAGCCTGCGCCTCTCCGGTATCTACGGCCCCGGCCGCAACGCCTTCGTCAACCTCGCGCGCGGCACGGCACGGCGCATTATAAAGAGAGACCAGGTCTTCAACCGGATCCGCGTCGAGGATATCGGGCGTGCGGCGCTCTTTCTCGCCGTAGGCAATATGGGCGGCATATATAATGTCACCGACGACGAGCCCGGTCCGCCGCAGGATGTCATCATCGAAGCCGCGCGCCTGATGGGTGTCGAGCCGCCGCCGGAACTGGATTTCGAGACCGCTGACATGACGCCGATGGCGCGCTCCTTCTATGGCGCCAACAAGCGCGTTTCCAATGCCAAAATCCGTGCCGCGGGGTTCGAGTTCCTCTTCCCCAATTACCGCATGTCACTCGCCGATATGTGGACCTCGGGCCGCTGGCGAGGATAA
- the queG gene encoding tRNA epoxyqueuosine(34) reductase QueG, whose amino-acid sequence MRTLISDAPAREEEKALRRREKLTAFIREEAAAQGFDLCRIAGPDSIPQAPERLEIFLADGHHGSMDWMAETRLRRADPRMLWDQVRSIVMFGLNYGPDEDPRGILDKPDKAAISVYARNRDYHDVIKGRLKEIATRFAARAGEDVKVFVDTAPVMEKPLAEAAGLGWQGKHTNLVSRTHGSWLFLGSLFTTADLIIDAPEIDHCGSCRACLDACPTAAFPAPYRLDARRCISYLTIEHKGPIDPEFRPLIGNRIYGCDDCLAACPWNKFAASAAEMKLKARDDLKEPSIAFLLTLDDATFRTFFSGSPVKRIGRDRFIRNVLIAAGNSGDASLIGQCLELAGDPSPVVRGMAIWALKRLMTDADFARFAEARGAEEDPEVREEWRLAGAA is encoded by the coding sequence ATGCGGACCTTGATTTCTGACGCGCCCGCGCGCGAGGAAGAAAAGGCGCTCCGGCGGCGGGAGAAGCTGACCGCCTTCATTCGCGAGGAAGCGGCGGCTCAGGGCTTCGACCTTTGCCGGATTGCAGGCCCGGACAGCATTCCGCAGGCGCCGGAGCGGCTGGAGATTTTCCTGGCCGACGGCCACCACGGCAGCATGGACTGGATGGCAGAGACGAGGCTGCGCCGCGCCGATCCGAGGATGTTGTGGGATCAGGTGCGTTCGATCGTGATGTTCGGGCTGAACTACGGGCCTGACGAAGACCCGCGCGGCATTCTCGACAAGCCGGACAAGGCCGCGATCTCCGTCTATGCGCGCAATCGCGATTATCACGACGTCATCAAGGGCCGGCTGAAGGAGATCGCCACCCGCTTTGCGGCGCGCGCCGGCGAGGACGTCAAAGTCTTTGTCGATACGGCGCCGGTGATGGAAAAACCGCTCGCTGAAGCGGCCGGGCTCGGCTGGCAGGGCAAGCACACCAATCTCGTCAGCCGCACCCACGGCTCCTGGCTGTTCCTCGGCAGCCTGTTCACCACCGCGGACCTTATTATAGACGCGCCCGAGATCGACCATTGCGGCTCCTGCCGCGCCTGTCTCGACGCCTGCCCGACGGCTGCCTTTCCGGCGCCCTATCGGCTCGATGCGCGCCGCTGCATCTCCTATCTGACGATCGAACACAAGGGTCCGATCGATCCGGAATTCCGGCCACTGATCGGCAACCGCATCTATGGCTGCGACGACTGTCTTGCCGCCTGCCCGTGGAACAAGTTTGCCGCCAGCGCCGCCGAGATGAAGCTCAAGGCGCGCGACGACTTGAAGGAACCGTCGATCGCGTTTCTGCTGACCTTGGACGATGCGACTTTTCGAACCTTCTTCAGCGGCTCGCCTGTCAAGCGGATCGGGCGCGACCGGTTCATTCGCAACGTGCTGATCGCTGCGGGCAATTCCGGCGATGCCAGCCTCATCGGACAATGTCTCGAACTTGCGGGCGACCCCTCGCCCGTGGTGCGCGGCATGGCTATATGGGCCCTGAAGCGCCTGATGACGGATGCGGACTTCGCGCGGTTTGCCGAGGCGCGCGGCGCGGAAGAGGATCCGGAAGTGCGGGAAGAATGGCGACTGGCGGGAGCGGCCTGA
- a CDS encoding DUF1330 domain-containing protein — translation MAKGYWVARVDVRDPERYKDYIAAATPAFEKYGANFLARGGTMAAMEGKSRARNVIIEFPSMQAAIDCYNSPEYAIAIKIRQEVADGEIVVLDGL, via the coding sequence ATGGCCAAGGGATATTGGGTCGCTCGCGTCGATGTCCGCGACCCGGAACGTTATAAGGATTATATCGCAGCGGCCACGCCCGCCTTCGAGAAATACGGCGCCAATTTCCTTGCCCGCGGCGGCACCATGGCAGCGATGGAGGGCAAATCCCGCGCCCGCAACGTCATCATCGAATTCCCGTCGATGCAGGCCGCCATCGACTGCTACAATTCGCCCGAATATGCGATCGCCATCAAGATCCGCCAGGAAGTGGCGGATGGCGAAATCGTCGTCCTCGACGGCCTTTAA
- a CDS encoding septal ring lytic transglycosylase RlpA family protein, with amino-acid sequence MTTIRRSTFAAASIAAFATLGSAQANAAPGCGHASWYALGSKTASGERMNPSLMTAAHRTLPFGTKVIVTNKRNGKSVVVRINDRGPFIRGRVLDVSKAAAKDIGMISSGTAQVCYQIVDAGDQKVAGKGLKAIDG; translated from the coding sequence TTGACAACAATTCGACGCTCGACTTTCGCCGCGGCCTCCATTGCTGCTTTTGCAACTCTCGGCTCCGCGCAGGCCAATGCTGCGCCCGGGTGCGGTCACGCATCCTGGTATGCCCTCGGATCCAAGACGGCATCCGGGGAACGAATGAACCCTTCTCTCATGACAGCGGCCCACCGGACGCTGCCCTTCGGCACCAAGGTGATAGTGACGAACAAGCGCAACGGCAAAAGCGTCGTTGTGCGCATCAACGACCGCGGTCCATTCATCCGCGGCCGGGTGCTCGATGTTTCCAAGGCCGCAGCCAAGGACATCGGCATGATCAGTTCCGGCACCGCCCAGGTCTGTTACCAGATCGTCGATGCCGGCGATCAGAAGGTCGCAGGCAAGGGCCTGAAAGCGATCGACGGCTGA
- the pyrF gene encoding orotidine-5'-phosphate decarboxylase: protein MNARDRLIVGLDIPTIGEAEKMVSALGDTVSFYKIGYQLVFAGGLELARDLAKDGKKVFLDMKLLDIDNTVAKGVENIVKMGMTMLTLHAYPKAMRAAVEAARGSDLCLLAVTVLTSMDETDLVDAGYEYDPHTLVLRRSEQALAAGMGGIVCSAEESAAVRKIVGPDLAIVTPGIRPAGSEAGDQKRVMTPADALRAGSSHLVVARPIVKAPDPKAAAQAILAEMQGVL, encoded by the coding sequence ATGAACGCTCGTGATCGCCTCATCGTAGGCCTCGACATTCCGACCATCGGCGAAGCCGAAAAGATGGTCTCCGCGCTCGGTGACACCGTTTCCTTCTACAAGATCGGCTATCAGCTCGTTTTCGCCGGCGGTCTCGAACTTGCACGCGATCTGGCAAAGGATGGCAAAAAAGTCTTCCTCGACATGAAGCTGCTCGACATCGACAACACGGTCGCGAAGGGCGTCGAGAACATCGTCAAGATGGGCATGACCATGCTCACCCTGCACGCCTATCCGAAGGCGATGCGGGCCGCGGTCGAGGCTGCCAGGGGTTCGGACCTCTGCCTGCTCGCGGTAACCGTCCTGACCTCGATGGACGAAACGGACCTCGTCGATGCCGGTTACGAATACGATCCGCACACACTGGTTCTGCGACGCTCGGAACAGGCGCTGGCCGCCGGAATGGGCGGTATCGTCTGCTCGGCCGAGGAGTCCGCTGCGGTTCGCAAGATTGTCGGCCCTGATCTGGCGATCGTCACGCCCGGCATCCGCCCTGCGGGTTCGGAAGCGGGCGACCAGAAGCGGGTGATGACGCCGGCCGACGCATTGCGCGCCGGATCGAGCCATCTCGTCGTCGCCCGCCCGATCGTCAAGGCGCCGGATCCGAAGGCGGCGGCGCAAGCCATCCTCGCCGAGATGCAGGGCGTGCTCTGA
- the dnaN gene encoding DNA polymerase III subunit beta, protein MRITLERSNLLKSLNHVHRVVERRNTIPILSNVLMRAAGAGLDLKATDLDLEITEALPAMVETAGATTVPAHLLYEIVRKLPDGSEVLLATNPDGSSMTVQSGRSKFSLQCLPESDFPDLTAGSFTHTFKLKATDLKMLIDRTQFAISTEETRYYLNGIFFHTIEADGDLKLRAVATDGHRLARADVKAPSGSEGMPGIIIPRKTVGELQKLVDDPEAVVTVEVSDAKIRVTIGSVVMTSKLIDGTFPDYQRVIPTGNDKEMRVDCQSFTRAVDRVSTISSERGRAVKLSLTDGQLTLTVNNPDSGSATEEVAVGYDNDPMEIGFNAKYLLDITAQLSGDDAIFMLADAGSPTLVRDTAGDDALYVLMPMRV, encoded by the coding sequence ATGCGTATTACTCTTGAGCGGTCAAACCTTCTGAAGTCGCTGAACCACGTGCATCGCGTGGTGGAGCGACGGAACACCATCCCGATCCTCTCCAACGTGCTGATGCGCGCGGCCGGCGCCGGTCTCGACCTGAAAGCGACCGACCTCGATCTCGAAATCACCGAAGCCCTTCCGGCCATGGTCGAGACTGCCGGCGCCACGACGGTTCCCGCGCACCTGCTTTACGAAATCGTCCGCAAGCTGCCGGACGGTTCGGAAGTACTGCTCGCCACCAATCCGGACGGCAGCTCCATGACGGTGCAATCCGGGCGCTCGAAGTTCTCGCTGCAGTGCCTGCCGGAATCGGACTTCCCCGACCTCACCGCCGGCAGCTTCACACATACGTTCAAGCTGAAGGCGACCGATCTGAAAATGCTGATCGACCGCACCCAGTTCGCGATCTCCACCGAGGAGACCCGCTATTACCTGAACGGCATCTTCTTCCACACGATCGAAGCCGACGGGGACCTGAAGCTTCGCGCGGTCGCGACCGATGGTCACCGTCTGGCCCGCGCCGATGTAAAGGCGCCATCGGGTTCCGAAGGCATGCCGGGCATCATCATCCCCCGCAAGACGGTCGGCGAGCTGCAGAAACTGGTCGATGATCCGGAAGCGGTGGTCACGGTCGAGGTTTCGGACGCCAAGATCCGCGTCACAATCGGCTCGGTCGTGATGACCTCGAAGCTGATCGACGGCACTTTCCCGGATTACCAGCGCGTCATCCCGACCGGCAACGACAAGGAAATGCGCGTCGATTGCCAGAGCTTTACCAGGGCTGTCGACCGCGTCTCGACCATTTCCTCCGAGCGCGGCCGTGCGGTAAAGCTGTCGCTGACCGACGGCCAGCTGACGCTGACGGTCAATAATCCGGATTCGGGCAGCGCCACGGAAGAGGTTGCGGTCGGCTACGACAACGATCCGATGGAAATCGGCTTCAACGCCAAATACCTGCTCGACATTACCGCCCAGCTTTCGGGCGACGACGCGATCTTCATGCTGGCGGATGCCGGTTCTCCGACATTGGTGCGAGACACAGCGGGCGACGACGCGCTCTATGTCTTGATGCCGATGCGCGTTTAA
- the rsmI gene encoding 16S rRNA (cytidine(1402)-2'-O)-methyltransferase, whose product MTDDLKSSQRGYRVANTFVPARPLEPALYLVATPIGNLGDITLRALETLSGADVLACEDTRVTRVLLDRYGIVNRPYAYHEHNSDEVGPKLIAALEEGKSVALVSDAGTPLVSDPGYRLGQMAIQAGHKVVPIPGASAPLAALVGSGMPSDAFLFAGFLPVKDKGRRDRLAELSKVPATLIFFESPHRIGATLAAAAEVLGTGRRAAVCRELTKTFEEFRRGTLEELAAYYDDDRVVKGEIVLLLAPPEAEEPPGEVEVDVLLRQLSTSMPAAKAAAEAARLTGLARKVLYQRLLELKGEDGGGAQ is encoded by the coding sequence TTGACCGATGACCTGAAGAGCAGCCAGCGCGGCTATCGCGTCGCCAATACTTTCGTACCTGCGCGGCCATTGGAGCCGGCGCTTTATCTGGTCGCGACCCCCATCGGCAATCTCGGCGACATCACGCTGCGTGCGCTCGAAACGCTTTCCGGCGCCGATGTGCTGGCCTGCGAGGACACCCGGGTGACCCGCGTGCTGCTCGACCGCTATGGCATCGTCAACAGGCCCTATGCCTACCACGAGCATAATTCCGACGAGGTCGGACCGAAGCTGATCGCGGCTTTGGAAGAAGGAAAATCGGTGGCGCTGGTCTCCGATGCCGGCACCCCCTTGGTCTCCGATCCCGGTTACCGGCTTGGTCAGATGGCGATCCAGGCCGGCCACAAGGTCGTGCCCATCCCCGGCGCCTCTGCGCCGCTCGCAGCGCTCGTCGGTTCCGGCATGCCGTCCGACGCGTTTCTGTTCGCCGGTTTCCTGCCGGTCAAGGACAAGGGCCGCCGCGACCGGCTGGCCGAGCTTTCGAAAGTGCCGGCAACGCTGATCTTCTTCGAATCGCCGCATCGCATCGGCGCAACGCTCGCCGCTGCCGCCGAAGTGCTCGGAACTGGCCGGCGCGCGGCGGTCTGCCGTGAATTGACGAAGACTTTCGAAGAGTTTCGCCGTGGCACGCTGGAGGAACTCGCCGCCTATTACGACGACGACCGCGTGGTGAAGGGGGAGATCGTGCTGCTTCTCGCGCCACCCGAGGCTGAGGAGCCTCCCGGCGAAGTCGAGGTGGACGTGCTGCTGCGCCAGCTTTCAACCTCCATGCCAGCGGCGAAAGCCGCTGCCGAGGCTGCGCGGCTCACCGGCCTTGCCCGCAAGGTTCTTTATCAGCGGCTCCTGGAGTTGAAGGGCGAGGATGGCGGCGGGGCGCAATGA
- the pmtA gene encoding phospholipid N-methyltransferase PmtA has translation MELRLKERLGRKFDDEIRFFKGWIDGPKRVGAICPTSSVTAKRMASVIDTASGLPVLELGPGTGIITKAILKHGISPENLVSIEYSTDFFQHLVRTYEGVNFINGDAFDLKRTLGALKDTTFDSVISAIPLLSFPMERRIALLEDLLDRIPAGRPVMQITYGPVSPIIAQPDRYRIKHYDFVVRNIPPAQLWTYSRG, from the coding sequence ATGGAACTGCGCTTGAAGGAGCGGCTTGGCCGCAAGTTCGATGATGAGATCCGGTTCTTCAAAGGCTGGATCGATGGCCCGAAACGGGTCGGCGCGATCTGCCCCACCTCCTCCGTCACCGCCAAACGCATGGCAAGCGTCATCGACACGGCCTCCGGCCTGCCTGTCCTCGAACTCGGGCCCGGCACCGGCATCATCACCAAGGCGATCCTGAAGCACGGTATCTCGCCGGAAAACCTGGTCTCCATCGAATATTCGACCGATTTCTTCCAGCACCTAGTCCGCACCTATGAAGGCGTGAACTTCATCAATGGCGATGCCTTCGATCTCAAGCGCACGCTCGGCGCCTTGAAGGACACGACATTCGACAGCGTTATTTCGGCAATCCCGCTTTTGAGCTTCCCGATGGAGCGCCGCATCGCGCTGCTCGAAGACCTGCTCGACCGCATCCCGGCCGGCCGGCCGGTGATGCAGATCACCTATGGCCCCGTCTCGCCGATCATTGCCCAACCCGATCGTTACCGGATCAAGCATTACGATTTCGTCGTCCGCAATATTCCGCCGGCGCAGCTCTGGACCTATAGCCGCGGCTGA
- a CDS encoding RsmB/NOP family class I SAM-dependent RNA methyltransferase, translating to MRLGGRIAGAIEVLADIETRKRPVADALKDWGLAHRFAGSGDRAAIGNIVYDALRMRLSHAWLMDDESPAVLAYAVLIRQWGLTPDALQAEFTDDRFAPPALTEANLSSLASRNLDDAPLHVQGDIPDWIQPSFEANFGEDWLIEAKALADRPTLDLRANTLKASREKVVKALERSNAKASRIARNGIRIAAGEGASRLPNVTAELSFQKGWFEVQDEGSQIVAELVQPGEHHQVLDYCAGGGGKTLAMAAAMHNKGQIHAYDADRKRLAPIIERLRRAGTRNVQVHDDARQLNGLKGKLDAVLVDAPCTGTGTWRRRPDTKWRLTPKNLDERIAQQQEALSEAAVFVKPGGALVYVTCSILPEENDAQVSRFCAENPEFSIVPAAEHWDSIFEKDAPQPRSKDALTVTLTPASTDTDGFFFCRMQRRA from the coding sequence ATGCGATTGGGCGGACGAATTGCCGGAGCCATAGAGGTGCTGGCCGACATCGAGACGCGCAAACGCCCTGTCGCCGACGCGCTCAAGGACTGGGGCCTCGCCCATCGTTTCGCCGGTTCCGGTGATCGGGCAGCGATCGGAAATATCGTCTACGACGCACTGCGCATGCGGCTCTCCCATGCCTGGCTCATGGACGACGAAAGCCCGGCGGTACTCGCCTACGCGGTCCTCATCCGGCAATGGGGCCTGACGCCCGACGCTCTCCAGGCCGAGTTCACGGACGACCGCTTTGCACCGCCGGCTCTAACCGAGGCGAACCTTTCGTCGCTTGCCTCCCGCAATCTCGACGATGCGCCCCTGCATGTTCAGGGCGACATTCCAGACTGGATCCAGCCGTCCTTCGAAGCCAATTTCGGCGAGGACTGGCTGATCGAGGCCAAGGCACTGGCCGACCGCCCGACCCTCGATCTGCGCGCCAACACGCTGAAGGCGTCTCGCGAGAAGGTCGTCAAGGCGTTGGAACGCTCGAACGCAAAGGCTTCGCGCATCGCCCGCAACGGCATCCGGATTGCCGCCGGCGAAGGAGCCTCCCGCCTGCCCAACGTCACCGCCGAGCTTTCGTTCCAGAAAGGCTGGTTCGAAGTTCAGGACGAAGGCTCGCAGATCGTTGCCGAACTCGTGCAGCCCGGCGAACATCATCAGGTCCTCGATTATTGCGCCGGCGGCGGTGGCAAGACGCTCGCCATGGCGGCCGCGATGCACAACAAGGGCCAGATCCACGCCTATGACGCCGACCGCAAACGGCTGGCGCCGATCATCGAGCGGCTGCGCCGCGCCGGCACCCGCAACGTTCAGGTGCACGACGACGCGCGCCAGCTCAACGGCCTGAAGGGCAAGCTCGATGCGGTCCTGGTCGATGCCCCCTGCACCGGCACCGGCACCTGGCGCCGCCGTCCGGACACCAAATGGCGACTGACCCCGAAGAACCTCGACGAGCGCATCGCCCAGCAGCAGGAAGCGCTTTCCGAGGCGGCCGTCTTCGTGAAGCCGGGTGGCGCACTCGTCTATGTCACCTGTTCGATCCTGCCGGAGGAGAACGACGCCCAGGTTTCCCGCTTCTGTGCCGAAAACCCGGAATTTTCGATCGTCCCCGCGGCAGAGCATTGGGACAGCATCTTCGAAAAAGACGCGCCGCAGCCTCGCTCAAAAGATGCGCTGACAGTGACGCTGACGCCTGCAAGTACCGATACGGACGGATTCTTTTTCTGCCGCATGCAACGCAGAGCTTGA
- a CDS encoding histidine phosphatase family protein, with amino-acid sequence MAFGLYITHPQVRIDPNVPVPRWGLSDVGAARARAAAQSEWARKLGRIISSDEVKAIETAEILSLASGISIEIAEDTHENDRSATGFLPPPRFEDAANWFFAHPEESFKGWERAVDAQSRIVSVVTRILAEHDPSTPIAFVGHGGVGTLLKCHLTGSPIARDRDQPGGGGNLFCFTLADRTLSCDWTPIEKWEGFQA; translated from the coding sequence ATGGCATTCGGCCTCTACATCACCCATCCGCAGGTCCGCATCGATCCGAACGTGCCGGTGCCTCGGTGGGGACTCTCTGACGTCGGCGCCGCCCGCGCTCGCGCGGCCGCCCAATCCGAATGGGCAAGGAAACTCGGCCGGATCATCTCCAGCGACGAGGTAAAGGCGATCGAGACTGCCGAAATCCTCAGCCTCGCCTCGGGCATTTCGATCGAGATCGCCGAGGACACCCATGAGAACGATCGCTCGGCGACAGGCTTTCTGCCGCCGCCACGGTTCGAGGATGCAGCCAACTGGTTTTTCGCCCACCCGGAAGAGAGCTTCAAAGGCTGGGAGCGCGCCGTGGACGCCCAGAGCCGCATCGTCTCGGTGGTCACCAGAATTCTTGCCGAGCACGACCCGAGCACGCCGATCGCCTTCGTCGGCCATGGCGGCGTTGGAACGCTGTTGAAATGCCACCTCACCGGCTCGCCGATCGCCCGCGACCGGGACCAACCGGGCGGTGGGGGAAATCTCTTCTGCTTCACCCTTGCGGACCGGACGCTCTCATGCGACTGGACGCCCATCGAAAAATGGGAAGGGTTCCAGGCATGA